One genomic region from Hemiscyllium ocellatum isolate sHemOce1 chromosome 13, sHemOce1.pat.X.cur, whole genome shotgun sequence encodes:
- the fam43a gene encoding protein FAM43A — protein MLPWKKNKLDLVEKRQPKQLGYSVSLNYSSLTSFTRACPDLVPESALNRVCSMFKSRRRKITITGEDPTYTVLYLGNATTIQSKGEGCADVAVTKIWSKSEQGKNGTKMKLTISSQGIRMVHVDGKAKRPGHLYLLHRITYCVADPRSPRIFAWIYRHELKHKAVMLRCHAVLVSKAEKAKAMALLLYQTTSNALAEFKRLKRRDDARHQQQKLIGEQTIPLVPLRKLMNGQCSYKPPVERSRSAPKLGSITEDLVGEQQEEKAELELSLEYEDILDTAEASDRNEQQDLCEMISDLGQLTIGNDVQLLRADLRVTRLLSGESTSSESSLGSGASDQEPVAATDGSEDGDLQEMG, from the coding sequence ATGTTACCTTGGAAGAAAAACAAATTGGACTTGGTCGAGAAGCGGCAGCCGAAGCAGCTCGGTTACTCGGTGAGTCTGAACTACAGCAGCCTGACTTCCTTCACCCGTGCGTGCCCGGACCTGGTGCCAGAGAGCGCTCTCAACCGAGTCTGCAGCATGTTCAAATCCAGGAGGAGGAAGATCACCATCACCGGGGAAGATCCCACCTACACAGTCTTATACCTCGGCAATGCCACCACTATCCAGTCCAAAGGGGAAGGCTGTGCCGATGTGGCCGTGACCAAAATCTGGTCCAAAAGTGAACAGGGTAAAAACGGCACCAAGATGAAGCTGACCATCAGCTCTCAAGGAATCCGCATGGTCCATGTGGACGGCAAAGCAAAGAGACCCGGCCATCTCTACCTTTTACACAGGATCACCTACTGTGTGGCGGATCCCAGATCGCCCAGAATCTTCGCCTGGATCTACCGGCACGAACTGAAGCACAAGGCGGTCATGCTGAGATGCCACGCCGTGTTGGTCTCCAAAGCCGAGAAGGCGAAGGCGATGGCCCTGCTCCTGTACCAGACCACCAGTAACGCCCTGGCCGAGTTTAAGAGGCTCAAGAGGAGGGACGATGCCAGGCACCAGCAGCAGAAACTGATCGGGGAGCAGACCATCCCCCTGGTGCCCCTCAGGAAGCTGATGAACGGTCAGTGCAGTTACAAGCCCCCGGTGGAAAGGAGCCGGAGCGCCCCGAAGCTGGGCTCCATCACCGAGGACCTGGTGGGAGAGCAACAGGAAGAGAAAGCCGAGCTGGAGCTGAGTCTGGAGTATGAGGACATTCTGGACACTGCGGAAGCCTCAGACAGAAACGAGCAGCAGGACCTTTGTGAAATGATCAGTGATCTGGGCCAGCTGACTATAGGGAACGATGTCCAGTTACTGAGAGCTGATCTGAGAGTGACCAGGTTACTATCTGGGGAAAGTACGAGCAGCGAGTCATCCCTGGGAAGTGGGGCGAGTGATCAGGAGCCCGTGGCTGCGACGGATGGCAGTGAAGACGGCGACTTGCAAGAAATGGGATAA